A window from Mycobacterium botniense encodes these proteins:
- a CDS encoding MbtH family protein → MSIDPFDDDNGTFFVLVNGDEQHSLWPAFADVPAGWRVVYGEAGRAACLDYIDQNWPDIRPKRLRESLAEARASE, encoded by the coding sequence GTGAGCATCGATCCGTTCGATGATGACAATGGCACGTTTTTCGTCTTAGTAAACGGCGACGAGCAACATAGCCTGTGGCCGGCCTTTGCCGACGTTCCAGCGGGCTGGCGAGTGGTGTACGGCGAAGCGGGCCGCGCCGCATGCCTGGACTACATCGATCAGAACTGGCCCGATATACGCCCGAAGCGTCTGCGCGAGAGCCTGGCCGAGGCCCGGGCTTCTGAATAG
- a CDS encoding class I SAM-dependent methyltransferase encodes MGAIGRRTVDRTNLHRIWKAILIGIILVVAMACYFVPVLLVTIGLLLLLLLCARFAYQGRDRYIPNLYARDIRVYDDDYRTFIVRTLSDLRKRRIHGHTLLWETSRLATPCHPDSDELLLDLGVWIGWSTRLISDICGRTVYGFDTFSGLVEDWRVDDQTVIKRGTFSLSEPFAQRFLRDTGVTLHEGLPAALGRPVQFVRGSTYDTLAPFLAARPDASIRLFHMDLDTYESCLHALETCKDRFIEGSILVFDEYLVTNGEMRAFYEFQRKYELEWRYRAWGLEIWEMNIEMVTAPWKRVAYYIVAIALYWLLGDGRYAWACFSRRFWRFWLSAPLGDIFFMLGAAGQRKSVSLEITGLGKLERIRRGDQRSD; translated from the coding sequence GTGGGCGCAATCGGTAGGCGGACAGTGGATCGGACCAACCTTCATCGCATATGGAAAGCGATTCTTATTGGCATCATACTTGTCGTGGCAATGGCGTGTTATTTCGTGCCGGTTCTCCTCGTGACGATTGGCTTACTGCTACTGTTGCTCCTCTGTGCCCGCTTTGCTTATCAGGGCCGTGACCGCTACATCCCAAACTTATATGCTCGGGACATCAGGGTCTATGATGACGACTATCGCACGTTTATCGTTCGCACGCTTTCAGATTTGCGCAAACGCAGGATTCACGGCCACACGCTCTTGTGGGAGACATCACGGCTCGCGACACCATGTCACCCGGATTCTGACGAATTACTGCTTGACCTTGGCGTCTGGATTGGCTGGTCGACCCGGCTTATATCTGATATATGTGGCCGTACAGTGTACGGCTTTGATACCTTCTCGGGCCTTGTTGAAGACTGGCGAGTCGACGACCAGACTGTCATAAAGCGTGGGACCTTTTCGCTCTCAGAGCCATTCGCCCAACGTTTTCTGCGGGATACCGGCGTGACCTTGCACGAGGGCCTGCCCGCCGCCCTGGGGCGCCCGGTGCAGTTCGTCAGGGGAAGTACCTACGATACGTTGGCGCCGTTCCTGGCTGCGCGGCCGGACGCCTCAATCAGGCTTTTCCACATGGATCTGGATACATATGAAAGTTGTTTACATGCGTTAGAAACCTGCAAAGATCGCTTCATTGAAGGGTCGATCCTTGTCTTCGATGAGTACCTGGTCACCAATGGTGAAATGCGGGCGTTCTATGAGTTTCAGAGAAAGTATGAGCTGGAATGGCGGTACCGCGCGTGGGGTCTCGAAATCTGGGAGATGAATATCGAGATGGTGACCGCGCCGTGGAAACGTGTGGCTTATTACATCGTGGCAATTGCCTTATATTGGTTGCTGGGAGACGGTCGCTACGCATGGGCATGTTTCAGCAGGCGATTTTGGCGATTTTGGTTGAGCGCACCTCTCGGCGATATCTTTTTCATGCTCGGTGCTGCTGGACAACGCAAATCGGTGAGCCTTGAGATTACCGGTCTGGGTAAGCTCGAACGGATCCGCCGGGGCGACCAACGAAGCGACTGA
- a CDS encoding glycosyltransferase, with product MIFALACWGSRGDVEPCVAVGRELLRRGHEVHVAVPPDLVDFATAAGPATVPFGPETRAVLDAHRNFWTCFFRNPWRIRELTRSRRDVAQPILRCWREMSATLMTLADGADLLFTGVNFEDAAANVAEYYDIPLATLHYFPLRPNSQVLPFLPSPVGRSAVAAFWWLSWRGTKKAEDAQRRELGLPKATCPAPRRITERGSLEIQAYDEACFPGLAAEWAKWDGQRPFVGTLTLNLPTDADQEVAAWIAAGTPPIFFGFGSIPVESPTDTLAMISSACARLGERALVGAAGTDFGHLPRFEHVKVVGAINYAAIFPTCRALVHHGGSSTTPIGLRAGVPQLILYWDLVHAIYGAAVKRLQVGTARRFSTATEKTLVADLRKILAPPYRTRAREIATRITPPAESVAAAADLVEDFARQRRVG from the coding sequence ATGATATTTGCGCTGGCATGCTGGGGAAGTCGCGGCGATGTCGAGCCTTGCGTCGCGGTCGGTCGTGAACTGTTGCGCCGCGGGCACGAGGTGCATGTCGCCGTCCCGCCCGACCTGGTCGACTTCGCCACGGCGGCCGGACCTGCGACGGTGCCGTTCGGACCTGAGACGCGGGCCGTTTTAGACGCGCATCGCAATTTTTGGACGTGTTTCTTCCGTAATCCCTGGAGGATCCGGGAGCTGACCAGGTCGCGACGCGATGTCGCGCAGCCCATTCTGCGGTGTTGGAGGGAAATGAGCGCCACGCTGATGACGCTGGCCGACGGGGCCGACCTCCTCTTCACCGGCGTGAATTTCGAAGACGCCGCCGCCAATGTCGCGGAATATTACGACATTCCGTTGGCCACGCTGCATTACTTTCCACTGCGGCCCAATAGCCAGGTCCTGCCCTTCTTGCCGTCGCCGGTGGGCCGCTCCGCAGTGGCGGCGTTTTGGTGGCTGTCGTGGCGGGGGACGAAGAAGGCCGAGGACGCGCAGCGCCGTGAACTGGGCCTGCCGAAGGCCACATGCCCCGCGCCGCGGCGGATCACCGAGCGTGGTTCGCTGGAAATCCAGGCCTACGACGAGGCGTGTTTTCCCGGGCTGGCCGCCGAATGGGCGAAATGGGATGGCCAGCGCCCCTTTGTCGGCACGCTGACGCTGAACTTGCCGACGGACGCCGACCAGGAGGTCGCCGCGTGGATCGCCGCGGGCACGCCGCCGATTTTCTTCGGGTTTGGCAGCATACCGGTCGAATCCCCGACCGACACGCTCGCCATGATCAGCTCGGCGTGCGCGCGGTTAGGTGAGCGGGCGCTGGTTGGCGCCGCTGGGACTGATTTCGGCCACCTCCCCCGGTTCGAGCACGTCAAGGTGGTGGGTGCGATCAATTACGCGGCGATCTTTCCCACGTGCCGCGCGCTCGTGCATCACGGCGGCTCGAGCACCACGCCTATTGGGCTTCGGGCCGGAGTCCCTCAGCTGATCCTTTACTGGGATCTCGTTCACGCGATCTATGGCGCTGCGGTCAAACGACTGCAGGTGGGCACCGCCCGGCGTTTCTCGACTGCGACCGAAAAAACGCTGGTGGCGGACCTGCGGAAAATCCTGGCGCCCCCCTACCGCACCCGGGCCCGCGAGATCGCCACCCGGATCACCCCACCCGCGGAGAGCGTCGCGGCTGCTGCTGATCTGGTGGAAGATTTCGCGCGGCAGCGGCGGGTTGGCTGA
- a CDS encoding rhamnosyl O-methyltransferase, translated as MDGSVCCYHAAVRWQRRDHAEQKPGRIRLAPNRGKAPCGPNSANSRKSPNSQDKNGILRVAAANVTSLRKLADSLQKLARAAVAVYAYQPTGSESEEYHKWYFNTFVWKKTTWMGVNCWKSVADMWNYQEILFELKPSLVIEFGTAHGGSALFFANIMRQIGAPFKVLSVDITHERLEPAARRDPDIVFVESRSTVPAVAEHIQRLKNDFPGKIFAILDSDHTKDNVLAEMKLLRPLLSAGDYLIVEDSTLNGHPVLPGWGPGPYEAIEAYEQEFPDDYTHDVERETKFGWTFAPHGYLIRT; from the coding sequence ATGGATGGCAGTGTCTGCTGTTACCATGCTGCGGTGCGGTGGCAGCGTCGAGACCATGCGGAGCAGAAGCCCGGGCGCATACGCCTGGCGCCGAACCGCGGCAAGGCGCCCTGCGGGCCGAATTCTGCGAATTCTCGTAAGTCTCCTAATTCTCAGGACAAGAACGGAATCCTTCGAGTTGCCGCAGCCAATGTTACGTCGTTACGGAAACTTGCAGATTCGCTACAGAAGCTGGCGAGGGCTGCCGTGGCTGTTTATGCCTACCAGCCGACGGGCTCAGAATCCGAAGAATATCACAAGTGGTACTTCAACACCTTCGTGTGGAAGAAGACCACGTGGATGGGGGTCAACTGCTGGAAATCTGTCGCTGACATGTGGAATTACCAGGAGATCCTGTTTGAGCTGAAACCCTCGTTGGTGATCGAGTTCGGCACGGCACACGGCGGCTCGGCGCTCTTTTTCGCCAATATCATGAGGCAGATCGGCGCACCATTCAAGGTGCTTTCCGTGGACATCACCCATGAACGCCTTGAGCCGGCGGCGCGGCGTGATCCCGATATTGTGTTCGTCGAATCGCGATCCACCGTCCCGGCTGTTGCCGAACACATCCAACGCCTCAAAAACGACTTCCCTGGAAAGATCTTCGCCATCCTGGATAGCGATCACACAAAGGATAACGTGCTGGCTGAGATGAAACTACTGCGTCCCTTGCTCTCCGCCGGCGACTACCTCATAGTCGAAGACTCCACTCTGAATGGGCACCCCGTCCTCCCGGGATGGGGACCGGGCCCCTATGAAGCCATCGAAGCATACGAACAAGAATTCCCGGATGACTACACACATGACGTGGAGCGTGAAACTAAATTCGGCTGGACATTCGCACCCCACGGATATTTGATCCGCACCTAG
- a CDS encoding class I SAM-dependent methyltransferase: MNRIKAVQRALAGRANRIYLEIGVSRGFTFRRISADVKIAVDPALRLSARSRRLADEKACATYYFEMTSDAFFANETSFLEQHGIDVALIDGLHTYKQVVCDVENTLRYLRDDGVIFLHDCNPALALIARPAASQAEFMAQQRGPLVIGVWSGDVWKAIVYLRSTRPDLRVAVLKCDMGVGVIRKGTPESRLSYSAAQIEALNYTDLANDRERLLNLKPSRYLAEFLGERAELPPT; encoded by the coding sequence GTGAACCGGATCAAGGCCGTCCAGCGGGCACTCGCGGGACGGGCAAATCGCATCTATCTCGAAATCGGAGTTTCGCGTGGATTTACGTTCCGCCGCATCAGCGCCGACGTGAAGATCGCCGTCGACCCGGCTTTGAGGCTGTCGGCGCGCTCCCGTCGGCTCGCTGACGAGAAGGCATGCGCCACTTACTATTTCGAGATGACCAGCGACGCCTTCTTCGCCAACGAAACGAGTTTTCTCGAGCAGCATGGCATCGACGTCGCTCTCATCGATGGGCTTCACACCTATAAGCAGGTGGTCTGCGATGTGGAGAACACCCTGCGCTACCTGCGGGACGACGGCGTCATCTTCCTGCATGACTGCAATCCCGCGCTTGCTTTGATCGCTCGGCCCGCAGCGTCGCAGGCCGAGTTTATGGCCCAGCAGAGAGGGCCGCTGGTGATTGGGGTATGGAGCGGCGACGTCTGGAAGGCGATCGTCTACCTGCGTAGCACCCGACCCGACCTGCGGGTTGCGGTGCTGAAGTGTGACATGGGCGTCGGGGTGATACGAAAAGGGACTCCGGAGTCGCGCTTGTCTTATTCAGCTGCGCAGATCGAGGCGCTCAATTACACGGACCTCGCCAACGACCGCGAACGCTTGCTGAACTTGAAGCCGTCACGGTACCTCGCAGAATTTCTCGGAGAGCGCGCGGAACTTCCGCCGACATAA